In the genome of Chrysemys picta bellii isolate R12L10 chromosome 17, ASM1138683v2, whole genome shotgun sequence, one region contains:
- the LOC101954174 gene encoding deep sea actinoporin Cjtox II-like, whose translation MTTVEELIKQENASKCVAIQITNTTRDVTLENPRTYCFSGWVKINPVSNIPPGSSGISVFVKTSDAARGSVGVLSYESDTFTLAIMFSVPYDRLQYYNEFAIELFAGRKHFDSMERLYHYMYNDGPPYLCDSYRKVQVKDPYGQLEVTNQEIQVMATMSKQNKSIIDVQIKEIDVTEKVAAGGK comes from the exons ATGACTACCGTTGAAGAGCTGATTAAGCAGGAGAATGCAAGCAAGTGTGTGGCCATCCAGATAACCAACACCACCAGAGACGTGACCCTCGAGAACCCCAG GACTTACTGTTTCAGCGGCTGGGTCAAGATAAACCCTGTGTCCAACATTCCCCCCGGCTCTTCGGGGATCAGCGTGTTTGTGAAAACAAGCGATGCGGCCCGCGGGAGCGTTGGGGTGCTGAGCTACGAGTCCGACACTTTCACCCTGGCCATCATGTTCTCCGTCCCCTACGACCGCTTGCAGTACTACAATGAGTTTGCCATCGAGCTCTTTGCTGGCAGGAAGCACTTCGACAGCATGGAGCGCCTCTACCACTATATGTACAATGACGGCCCTCCCTATCTGTGTGACTCCTACAGGAAAGTGCAGGTAAAGGACCCATATGGCCAGCTGGAGGTGACCAACCAGGAGATCCAGGTGATGGCCACCATGTCCAAACAGAATAAGTCCATCATTGACGTGCAGATCAAGGAAATAGATGTGACAGAGAAGGTGGCTGCTGGTGGGAAATAG